A window from Planktothrix sp. FACHB-1365 encodes these proteins:
- a CDS encoding nucleotidyltransferase family protein, whose protein sequence is MNKKTILQQKRQQILDIASQYGASNVRIFGSVARGKETAESDIDFLVELPSDFTLLDQIALIQSLEDLLECKIDLTETDSLHPLIKEQVLQEAIPL, encoded by the coding sequence ATGAACAAAAAAACAATACTTCAACAAAAAAGACAACAAATTTTAGACATTGCCAGCCAATACGGTGCATCAAATGTGCGGATTTTTGGCTCAGTTGCCAGAGGAAAAGAAACCGCAGAAAGTGACATTGATTTTTTAGTAGAATTACCTTCTGATTTTACTTTATTAGACCAAATTGCTTTAATTCAATCCTTAGAAGATTTATTAGAATGTAAGATTGATCTAACAGAAACAGATAGTCTTCATCCTTTAATCAAAGAACAAGTTTTACAAGAGGCTATTCCCTTATGA
- a CDS encoding DUF86 domain-containing protein translates to MKDDQLYLTNIKDCIERIESYTSAGKDTFLETPMIQDAVIRNFEVIGEATKRLSETLKAEHPDIAWRQIAGFRDILIHDYLKININRIWGVIEKDLPLLKERVEKLLSA, encoded by the coding sequence ATGAAAGATGATCAACTTTACTTAACTAATATCAAAGATTGTATTGAGAGGATAGAGTCTTATACATCAGCCGGAAAAGACACTTTCTTAGAAACGCCAATGATTCAAGATGCTGTCATTCGTAACTTTGAGGTAATTGGTGAAGCGACAAAACGTTTATCTGAGACTCTCAAGGCTGAACATCCAGATATTGCTTGGCGACAAATTGCTGGTTTTCGGGATATTTTAATTCACGATTATTTAAAAATAAATATTAATCGAATTTGGGGAGTTATTGAAAAAGATTTGCCCCTTCTTAAAGAAAGAGTTGAGAAATTATTGTCTGCTTGA